ttttttataatcataaacttttaaaaataatattcttaataGTCTTTTTACatactcatattttataatccCTTCAACCAAATACTATATTATACTATCACATGAGATACCACATATATAGTATCTCAAACCAAACAATACATAATGAGGGTGGGATTACTTATCATTTAGTTTTTCATCCTGCCCAATCCCATCACGTCTAATCCTATCATATAAACCAAACGAGCCCATAGACCGAGCATGCTTGGATAGCTGGTACAGATTATTTATGTTTCCAAATATGATACAAAAATGTAAATGAAGCACATATATTTTTCGAAATAAAATCAGGTATGCATATACATCagcaaatataattagaaaatcaattaccaatttagttattttagaaataaatttatccatGGAAGATGGATTGGGTATGAATACATATCCTTCAAAGAGAAGGTGGGCGGTAACCGCAGAATGCAGAATGCACCATAAAATGGTAGTCTAGAAGTCTGAACACCCAAGATTAATTTAAGAAGATCTCCACACAAATAGTTGAAAACAAGTTTCTATACAGCCTAATGAATGCTCAATTTGGGTTTCCAGCtcaaacataataatatctcACTACTAAAATCCATGTAATTTCCCAGCAACTCAACTGGTTCATCCACAATCAAATTTGCCAAAAGCTGGCAAATATGTAAACGAACTTGGAGACCAAGAGCAGCTCTTTTTCaaccaatatattttgttttccaGGGTGGTCCCGGTTCCAAAAACTGATTTTAAAATCAGTAGCCAATGTTAGCCTAATCTCGCTTCTCGTTGTAGTACCTAACGGAGAAAAAGAGCAAGAAAGTTTTAGTGAGGTGTTTTTTCGAAACAGAAATATATACGATTTAGATGTAAATTATGACGAAATCTTGGTTTCTTATACCGAAGTAGTAGGAAAACAGATACTGACACAGCTTTCATACGTTAGATTCCAGAAACTCAAGAATAAAATTAGACCACAACAGCCTCACACATTACAATGATACTAATTCTATTGAAGGCTTTAAAGCACAAACTAATGATACTTTGTTTACTCAAGTTAATGGCTTCCGCGAATCTTGCGAGCACCTTTGCATGTATTATCCAAGTTACACCAAGATCCTAACCCAGCCTGCCTGAGTTCACTTTTTTGGGGACTTCAGAGTATTTGGATTCCACAGATACTAATAAGTTTCTAATGGTCATGACAAGTCTAAGTTGCAGCTATAGCTCTATTCTTCCATAAGCAAGCATGACATTGAAAAGAGTagattttacctttttctcCACACTCAATGGACAATCAGGGTCATGGACAAGTAGACACTATTTCTACATAACAAATAAGATGCTGCAGATGAGGCACTAAACACTAATATAAGCATTAACATCAATCAATGGACTCCACCTCTGTCATTGTGGGGAAACTGCTCATTCTCAAATTAAGGAGTAATCCTTGCATCCCTAGAGCAGAAAGAAGCTATCTCATTATTCAGTCATGTTGAACATGATGTGGAGTAACTTTGTTTCTGACCAAAACCCAACCAGTGAAGTCATTAGAGGTTTTCACATTCTTGCCTGTTCATCTCTGATCAGGTTCCCTTTTTAGCTGGTCTAACACATGTATATCTCTATCTAGTACAAAGTTGATAGTAAGAAGGATGTATAGGGGATAATATTCACCAACTCTCAAGGATATATCCCCTGCCAGGCAAGATATGTACATTTGGCACAGAGATAATCTTCCACTTACTTCTTTTGCTACCTATGGAGGTCTTAATGCTAATCTTGCATTCAAACTATAACAATGTTGCCCAGACAACCATTAATCCAAGCATTGTTGTCCAGACAACCATTATATCCAAGCATTGTTATTTGGACAACCACTATGCAATGAACAACAGCACACCACCTAGGAGAAGTATTGTCATAAGTTTATTTCGGAAATACCTCTTCagcaaatttaatcaaaatggTTGTCCTCGGTCTCTGTTGCCCATCCACAGGTACAAAATGAGCTGTTACAACAGCTGGAAAACCTGCATTATCCAAGACTCCcttcaaaaaggaaaaaatcaaTCATTAGAGCCTCAAACCAACACAACTATCACTTAAAAAGCTCTTGGACGATGCAGGATGTACCTTCACAATTCCAGCAACAAATGCTCCGCAGTTGAAGGCACCCATATCTTTGGGTATTGAGATAAATCTACGGTATAAAATTCCCAAATCAGCAGATGCAAAGAAAACAGGAAAATAAATTGGCCTGTCACAACATGAAAAGGAACATGAATGTATAACCTGTTGACAAGAAGTTCCTTCTCACTGATCATGTACTCATCCTCGTGCTCAGTACCTTTTTCAAGTGAGTCAGCCACCTGATGtcaacataatataaaaactatGGGCTTGTTAATCTTGACAAATTTGTTCATAATATCAAAGGCATAAGTGAGAAAAATCATGCAAGAAATAAGCTTTGAGGCTGACGGGCCTCTGTCCCAACCGCACCACATGTACAAGAAGGATCAAAAACCAACTGCAACTTGTATCATACATTGTCCAGTAACATGGTCAGGCCAATCAAGTATGATATGTCAAGAATTCCCTAATTTCTTCTATATACTTTTAATGCCTAAGAAGATCAACTGTATGTACAATCGCCAGTGAGGTATACAAGGAAGAGAACAATAAAACACAATGCAATAAATTGGAGCCTGGATCAGAAGGTGAATAGAGAAGGAACAGATCACTTGATAACTAATATCCACAGATTtaggtttaaaaaatttatataactcGAGATGATGCATGCCATGCTCACAGAAAAAAGGCTAAAATTCTCCAGTTTAAGGTCAATTACCATGAGTAACTGTATCAAAGGAGTGCATTTTATGGCAATCCATGAAAACCTTGTGGATAACAGCAAAGGAGAAAACTATTCACCTGCTTATTTCTTCTCAAGCTCCcaaatataaaagatacaaCATTTCAGCAAGTACGTAAATGGATCCCCACTTTCCATGGAACACACTACGGCCCCACATTCTGTTGCTGCAGTCAAGCATCACTTAGCATCTAATCCACAGGTCTCCTGATATACACCActaatttttcctatattaCACACTAGCAGTTTGGAGAGTCTGAAAACTGCACATCCAGCAACAATCAGCACTCCCAAGCTCATGACAGCCCACTATATGTGGAATTCAATTCAACACCAAAACTCCCTGTTGTGATCTGATGCAGACATTACCCATTTGCAGGTGTAAACCTTCTTATTCTCTGGCATAAACTTATCAACTTTACAGAGTTTGCCTTGGGTTTATCTATCTGTGATTAGGTGTGAAAATAGCGATCTCTATCTTCTATTTTGCACGCCTTCAAGTCACTCTTAGCAGCATTCTCGAGTGTAGAAGACTCCTAAGAACAAAAAATCACGGGCTCCTGATTCTTCCCTTTTTGACTTATGGGATTCATAACCCATTTTAGAATCATTGACAATTAGCAGGAGAAAATCACCTTGGTTGACTTCTCTACTTTGCAACTCAGGTACATAGCTGTATTACTCTTTATCTCTCCCCCTCCTTCGTCCTTTGACTTTCTTTCGTATCTCATATTTAGACAACAAGTGAATAAATTCTAGTAATCGCATTTCTAGAAGAATTTCGTTACATCTCTCATAAAATTTCACCTTTTTAACCTTTCCCTTCTTTTTGCACCACTTATATGTGGTGCATAGTATCATCTCTTTGTGTTATTAGAGGCTCTGGGCCCTCACTCCAACTAATCCACAAAGCAAGTAGTCATCCTGAAGACTAAATTTCCATCTCAGAAACCTTCAAGTCACTACAAACACTCGACTAGGTAAGCAATACTTATAACTCGGTCATGAATATAAAAGTGAGCATTAACGATGTGCCAGAAATACATCACGTAAAGAACTTCATAGTCAAAGATAATCCATCAAATCACCAACATACGTACTCAGCAGGATATTGCAATCAGATTTTAGATAAACaccataaattatattacttaaagAGCCAACATTATCAAGTTTCTACTCAATTTATGGGGCTATAACATGAACTTGGTCAAACTGTAGCAGGACTATGTTACAGGTTTAGGTTGGACAAGTTTTGACTACTCTGGGTTCGAAGCTTACTCGTCTCTGTAAAGTATTCTAGCTAACAGAGATAACTTCTAAGCTTGTGAGATCTCAGCATCAGGTACCCATTTACATATCCATATAATCTATTCAGAATCAGTTTTTAACTTCATTGAACTTTAGTGTGATCAGAGATCTCATCTAGAGATAAACTTCCATTATAATAATACCTTATGATATGTTACATCAACATAAATCAGAAAACAGGCTTAAAGCCTCCTAGAGAACAGAAACTCGAGAGAAAATGACCTGGGTTGACAGTATACAAAGAAAATTTACCTAGAGTTTTAACATTTTCCTGTAGAATCAGATCCCAAATCTGTTTTATCTAGAATATTTTACAGGCAAATTTAGGGACAGGATTGTTTCTTGACTATCAACTTCTTAAACAATAATGCTCACTTGTAGCACCAGCTCCAGAATGATCGATCACTATGAGGATTCTGAAAAGCTTGGGGTTTAACATTGTGATTCAGTTTACAGATATCTCGCTCGTCAGTGAGACCAAGCTTtcacaagaaataataaaaaatgatacttTTTCACTGTGACTTTGGTATCCTCATGATCACGTGGTAAATCTTCCTCCGAAATACAAAAATGCCTAGGAAGGTGAAAAGCATTTCTTATGGATATTCTGGAAGCTTACCAAGATATAACAGAAATATCCATGAAAATAATTGTTAACAATGTATATGGTTGCTgctaaacaaataattgtCCAGTCATAAGTTGTTTGTCGATAGAAATAAAAAGCATCTTTGTTAGAAGgaaatgaaaccaaaaataGGAGAAAGAAGTACAAAAAGACTAAAGTGTATCACAACCTTTCCGAACAAGACCTTCCACACCGTGCTGTGTATGAAAGATAAAATACCCAATAGTCTTGTCTCCCTTCTGTTACCCTACAGCATCAAAAGAAGATCACCAGGTAGATGTGTCAATGTAATACATGATCGGGCACTTCAGAACTAGATTGCACTATCTGAGATACTCAAGAAGTGCAAGAATACATGTCAGCTCTTTTGGTTTGAAGATTTAAGTGGCATGCTTATGCTCATTactcaaacaaattaaattacaattatagaTAACTCTACAAAGAAATAAACTAATTTCTCATACAAGATACAGATatggaaaatatttctttctttctagaTGGAACGCAAAAAGTTACTTGTTCCaccattatataaaaattcatatccCAATTGGAAGTTAATCCTTCTAGAAGCTTCCGTCTAATAACTCAGACAACTTCTATCACGAGTTATCAGAACTGCTTTCACTTGGataaggaagaaaatgaaaagaagtgCTTGCGAAAATGCCTAGATCAAATCTATCAAGCATAAAGTATGGCAATTAGTGATCAATTCAGGATGAATCACATGTTGCAACAAAACTGACTTATTCCTGAACCAAAATgcatctttaatatttttttatttgcacgTGAAACTGCTGTACTCACAGATAATCTTGTCTACAAGAAAAATTGTTTTAACATATATGAAAAgttgagagaagaaaaaagtggGATTGACAACTGTTGCTCATGATGGCATTATAGTGCAATAGATATACAAAAGTTGCCCATTTCCTTGAAAGGAACCACTGACAACTTAAATATGTTAATGCTACCATAATGTCCCTACCTTCTCCCTGTGACAAAGAAGTTCCAGAACCCTAGCTCCAACAGCGTAGCCAGCATCCTCTAACCTGATCCAGATTCAAGAGCTTCATCAAGAATTCCATGTAAGACTAGACTTCAAATTAACCTCAGGCGCACATTCTTCTATAAAATTCAAGACAAATCTCATCTACGCTTTTAGCCTTAAAGCTCAGTTAGTGAAAAGAGATCTCAACTGTCATGTCTAAGATATTGACCATCAataatcagaaaaataaattcaagtttCCCAACTTTTCTGATATAACTAGATGGTTCCAGCTGAAAGGTTTCCTTTCCCAATTTCAGGTAATCCAAATTATATTTCCATCACCAGACCAGATTGATCATACTCAATGTTAGCATTTTTCAATTACAATTTATGTGACTCAGAGTTTTATCCTTTCACCTTCTTTCCAGCTCTGCTATGTTGTCGACTTGCGTCTGATTGTACTGAACAAGCTCGGAAAACAAGAATGCAAATGCACTCAAACTCACCTGCAACAAATCCTCAATCAATTCGATCAACACAGCACGTAATTTGTAAACTTTTGTGCAAAACCAATATTCCCAACTCAACCTCAAGTTGGCGTAATTCCATCAAATGATACTACTCAAGAACCCCTTGCAGCTTATATTCAATAAACTGACTGACTCTACCAAATATCAGGCAAAACCTTTACAGCTCccccagaaaaaaaaaaaaaaaaaaaaaattgattcaaaaaatatgagacGGGTTCGTGAACTTTCGCCcatagaaaatttgataaaaaaccCTCTACTCCAATTTCGAAAAGCAAATCAAGTCTGTAGGTGATTGAACGGCAAAGCCAAATGAAAAGATGGAAGTGAAGATCTGaataatatgcaaaaataCCTCTTGTTTTCCTTTGCTGAGGGGTCTGTCGAGCACATTTGTGTATGGCTTGATTTTCCCAACTCCTATCATTCTCCCTACCCCTTCTCTCTCAAATCCAATTTCGGTGTTCGACTGAGTTCGAGTTGCGGTCTTCTGTCCGTGAATCTATACGAAAGTACTTCAACTAATTGTCTTGATTTCATTCtctctttgtattttgaaCTCACACTTTATGTATTCTATCGGCTAAATTTGCTTTACCCCCTCCTATTTCGCACATATAACATATACCACCcttatattttgatgaaatgtACTTATTAAGCCCCACTGAATGATGTATCCAAGTTTTTGAAGTAGTATTAGGATGAATTTGGTCTAACTTTTGAAGAATTGATAACAAAGCaattaatctttatttaattaatttttattgattttgtgaAATTGATATTTGTCAAAAGCTCccaattttaacttttataaaactcaaattatTATGTTTCAACAATCCAAAAGTGATTATCATTGGGGTTGTCAAACGCCTCTCAAATactaacaataattttaaatgtaagtTCTCTCACGTCCTTATCAccataattaagtttttaaagtGATTTTGAGATTATCAATTATAGAGCTAATCACATTATTTATTGGggtaaaaagaaagaaaaaaaaaggaaaagatttCAATCGCAACTTGTCTATAGTTTAATTTGCAACAATGTTATCTGATTTTATGGTTAGAAtcgtaaaaaaataagtagGTAAACCCTaaatcagaaagaaaaaaaaaatgtaggtAAACCCTACATCAAAGGCAGTGCCTAGAGCAAAAAGAGCTGCCAAACGGACCTTCAAAAATGTTGTGTACATAAACAACATATGCATTTAATTAGATCgtttaattgtttttcttggaTTGCATTAAAATGgacaaaatgtataaaatttctatctgttttaaaaagtttgtaaaaaataccCTTCTATTTTGAGAATAGACTAAAAACCCTCtcctattttgttttagtcaacAAAAAATCCTCCATTCTGTTAAAAACTAATGGAAAGTGGAAGATACGCGCATCTGGTGTGTTTGGTAGTCATTTTCTGCGATTTAAGTCTATATATAATGACACTTtagactaaaatacccctttatgactctataattataaagggcttttttacttgttttgtcttttttttgcCATTTCTCCCCCTCAAAAAATAGGTATTAAATTTTTCGTATTaagtttaaatgaaaatattaaaataatttaattgatttaatattaaatattaaattaaattatatttaaattcaaataattttataattgttaattgttaaatctaaaattatttttaattaattaaaataatatttaattacaataattattattataattattactaattagctaaaaaatataaatattataattatttaatatattcttaattaactaaaatatattttaattaatataattaaaattaattaaaaactaaaaaaaaggaaCGCTTTCGCCCCTTTTACGCCGAAAACTTGTCCGGAAGAGTTTCCGACGACTAAAGGTACCATTCGAATCCTCCCTTCAAAACAAACATTTTCATACcttaaatttgagttttcacCAATCAGAGAGACTGGGTTCATGCCACGACCGTCGAACATATTTTTCGTTGATTCATCTCCGTTCAGTCGAATTTTAATCTCAGACCACCATTAGACTCGTCTCTTCAAGACGATTCTAATGAGACCAGCCTCACttaatttggtaaaaaatttatggagatacgatgaatttaataaattttatcgcggcaatttcttttaatatataataataatatatttttaagattttaaataatttattgaatttagaccttttattttttaaaatctaacgattgaaattaattgattaaatctaacgattgaaattaattgattaaatctaacgatcaatatttgatccaAAAAGATCCAATGGTCattaaaatgagaataatatatattaagtaaggttTTACGGGTCATTTTCTACAAAATTAACActgttagttggatttaacggagaggggatgattgagctgagttttacaaaatacgggggagcttttagcctattaTCATAACAAAAAGGCATTTTTGCATACTTTTAAAACACAGAaagattttatacatttttttcaattaaaaagaatgaaaCCAAGATACCAAAAGATACTActaagaaagaagagaaaaacctcataatgggactaaaaaaagaaagaagagaaaaaccTCATAATGgaactaaaaaaagaaagaagagataCCAAACAAGggctaaaatgcattttatctccctgtattttgttaaaatagttaaaactTCCCATGTGTTTCGAAATAGGCTAAAATGCCACccgtattttgtaaaactcggcaattaattttaaaataatagaaaatacaatttaacaaaatacacaattaacataatatatatatatatatacatttaaaaaagtagaaaataaaagagcaCCTCCTAAATGTGGCAGAGGCGGACAGAGAAGGAGGCGAAGTGAGGTGAACAGAgggatagagagagagaaggagagataaaaaaaagagaggaaaggagtggctggtggtggtggggcTGATGTGGGAGGGGGTGGCAACCTGAATGTCCTGGTACGACTTCCTCCAGCTGATATGCGATCTCAGTCCACTTGGACTCATCAACAATTCTCTGTGCCTTGGTTTTGCAGATAACCATCCAATCCTCTTTGTCCCTCTTCATACTTGGGTACTCAGTGTAGTACACTTGCACTGCTTGTTGTGCCATTATGAATGACCCATCCTTTTGGTACACTTTTTTGAAGTATACATGAAgagaaaatttcaatttacgCCCCACAACTTACATTGTTTGCGattttggtcccattattTTACCCCTTActacatttagtcccataagtgtcaaaaaattataatttacatcccactcacattttttttagattctTGATGGAAGGAGCACGTGCAAAGCACGTATTCTTTTAACTTAACCAATGTTTTTTACTACAATAgtgtgaaaaattacaatttatgtcCCACAACTTATACTACAATGGGACCAAAATAGCAAATGGTGTAAGTTGTGGGACataagttgtaatttttcacaCTATTACAGTCAAACGTTGGTTAAGTTAATGGAGCATGTGCATCCTTCATCAAGAATCTAATGGCAAATGTGAGtggaatataaattaaaattttttgcacacttatgggactaaaatggTGAAGGGTAAAacaatgggaccaaaattacaaatagtgTAAGTTATGGGacgtaaattttaatttttcctttacaTCAACGAGGCGATAGCGTGGGTATACCTTCATGCCTCTTACTAGATCGACCCAACGGTACTTGGACGGAACAATGTGCAAGTTCGAAATAAGTGGGTATATCAATTGAATGATCTCTTCGATGGTACCGTAAAAGTCATTGTCCTCGTCTGTATACGATGAACTTTTGACATACACCCCACAGTTCATGGTTGACTTGCCGGCATTGTGATGTTCCATGTAGAAGTTGTACCCGTTCACAAAATAGCAAGGGACTGACCTCACTTATGCACTTGGATCCTAATAATGACACTTCAGGGGTActgtaaagaaaataaaccaaTTTTCTCAACAATGTATGCCTCGACAATTGATGCtccacatatattttatttttcacctttttcttcaacttaTATAGAAACTTTTCAAATGGGTACATCCACCTATATTGCACTAGCCCCCTAAGCGAGCTTCATATGGCAGATGAACAATGAGGTGCTCTATTGAGTCGAAAAAAGCTAGAGGAAATATCTTCTCAAGGTTGCACAGTATGATGGCAACACTGTTTTCTAACTCATGTAACTTGGCGACATCAAGCATGGTCGATCATATGCTTTAGAATAATAGATTAACCTCCGTTAATGCACTGCATATATGCTCGGGAAGCATCTCACGAAGGTGGTCGAGATCAATTTCTACATGAATACATGACGGTCGTGGCTCTTCATGGCGTGCATCCGCAATTCCATCATGTCAACATAGCGGGCAAGGTTAGACGTGTAGCCATCAGGAATTTAAGGCCATGAATTCATTCACATATCCTCATCTTCTGCTCCTTCATCAAGGTATAGACTGCTTTAGGCATAATGTTCGGTCTACATTCATCTAACTCAAGCTACGGGTGGTTACAGATGATCTTCAAATCCTGACGTGTATTTAAATTATCCTTCGTCTTTCCCTTGATGTCTATGACcatgttgaaaatattgtcaaacacAATTTTCTTAATGTGCATGATGTCAAAGTTGTGTCGATCAGATGCATAACCTAGTGTGGaagatatcaaaaaatatttttcttcatccaCTTGTGGTTGCTACCATAGCCGGAAGGAAGTGTCAACGGCATTTCAACTTAAGGACTAATGTCCAACTCAATCTAGGATCTGGTTTTCTATCAGCTTTGGACGTGCAACTTTATATGCgacacaattatttattatgcttGGATTTAGTTTTGGAAGTGGTCAGATTGTTGGTGAGGGTGACCTTGAGAGGATAAACTAACCATTATTTCCTACATCTCCACCTGTCAGGATCAAACATTTCCTACAACTGATCCAAATCTACCTCCTGAAATGCTACTTTCCTTATTTGAGAAGTGAAGAAATCAATAAAAACATTTCTTGatccaaaattatttagataCCATTTGTTCATCTTGTCCGAAATTGTGTTTCATAATTTGTTGTGTTACATCATTACATTGAAtgagatataatatttaaaaacctaatatattgatttttcgGTACTGACCCTTATTTTgcgattttttaaaaagagaaatagaGACAAATTTGGAAAAAGACGATACATTGTCTATATGATGTGACATAATAAAtctactatattttttaaaagttgtcTGATGAATGAGTTGAAAATTAGGTTTTGTAGAgcataaaattgataaaaagatCTTTTAATTctcattaaaatttcatatttttttttgtagtactTGCTCTTAATCTTTAAGATCGCTTTACCAACACCAACCAGGAACTCCTCATTTATTTTGTGGGTCCGTGACTTGTGATAAAATTACGGGCCCAATCTTAATCATTGTGAGGGTGCAATAATTCATTCCACCTCCATAAATAGGATAACTTATCCCACAATTTGTAATCTATGGCTCGTAGACGTAAAGAAAAGCCCATACATTACAGTGGCCAATTACAAAATCACCCTCACTCCCTCACTCGCGTCTCGCCTGCGAGTGAGTTTCTCTTCGAATACTTATTGAGCCCCAGCTCTACATTTGGCCAATTGCTTCATGATATGTTCAATACCAATCAAAGTTGTTTTCAACACTACGAAAAAAACACTATAGAAATTTGAGATGTAATAACatttagtgtaattaacaAAACTAAATCCTCATGACCACCAAA
The window above is part of the Sesamum indicum cultivar Zhongzhi No. 13 linkage group LG7, S_indicum_v1.0, whole genome shotgun sequence genome. Proteins encoded here:
- the LOC105166367 gene encoding trafficking protein particle complex subunit 5, translated to MIGVGKIKPYTNVLDRPLSKGKQEVSLSAFAFLFSELVQYNQTQVDNIAELERRLEDAGYAVGARVLELLCHREKGNRRETRLLGILSFIHSTVWKVLFGKVADSLEKGTEHEDEYMISEKELLVNRFISIPKDMGAFNCGAFVAGIVKGVLDNAGFPAVVTAHFVPVDGQQRPRTTILIKFAEEVLQREARLG